Within Pseudobacteriovorax antillogorgiicola, the genomic segment ATCCAGCCTTTCAAAGGGCATTTCCAGACTTTGGCACTGAGCTGTATTGGGCAACGCAAATCCATGATCTGCAAGAACAGAAAAGTTTTATGGATCAGAAAGGCGTCTGGTAAGGCGCCTTCCATGTCTATAAAGGCTGTTAGCTAAGGTTTGACGGACCTTAGTTAATTTCCATCATCCGATCGATAGACAGTTTCGCTTTCGCGGCGACATCTTCTGGAACCGTGACTTCGTAGTGGAGTTCCTCTAAGGCTAGTTTGGTATCTTCCAAAGTAATCTGCGCCATATGAGGACAGCGGTGGCTGCACAGTCTTAGAATATCTTTGTCATTGGTTTCCGCAATGATGTTGTCGGCCATCGAGCATTCGGTAAGAAGTAGATACCGTGGTGCGTTCACTTCTTTCACGTACTTAATCATAGCTGACGTACTACCGGAAAAGTCTGCTGCTTGGGCGACTTCAGGAGGGCACTCGGGGTGTGCTAAAACTACCACATCTGGGTACTGACTCCGAACTGACTCGATATCCTGAACAGTGAAGAGGTCGTGAACCTCGCACTTGCCGTGCCAGCCGATGAAGACTTTTTCTATGGACTCCTGGCCAGTGGCTGAAGCCATATGAGTATCGGGGAAGATAATCGTTTTGCCAGTCTCTCGGGCGACATTTCGGGCTAGGTATTCATCCGGGATGAATATGACCTTGTCTGAGTCCAAGGACGCAACGACCTTAGCAGCATTGCCTGAAGTACAGCAAACATCGGTTTCAGCCTTCACATCAGCATAGGTGTTGATATAGGTAACCACTGGCACCCCTGGATACTTCTCTTTCAGCTGGCGAACATCGGCAGCCGTAATCGAGGACGCCAGTGAGCAGCCGGCCTTTTTCGAGGGTATCAGAACCTTACGATCGGGGTTTAAAATCTTTGCGGTCTCAGCCATGAATTCGACGCCGCAGAAGACTATCACATCCTTATCAGCCTCTTTTGCGCGGTGACAGAGTTCTAGGGAGTCACCGGTATAATCGGCTACGCCATGGTAGAGGGCTGGTTCCATATAGTTATGGCCTAGAATGACGGCATTCTTTTCTACCTTCAAGCGGTTGATTTCATGAATCAACTTTGCCTTTTCCTGAAGCTCAAAGTCAGGAATAAGATCTGCCATTTTTGATTTTAGTCTTTGATAGGTTTCTTCAACGGTAGTCATGACTTACTCCAGGCGCGTTACGAGGAATCAAGCAGTTTGTCTAATTTTTGGGAAAAATTCAATGTTAAATGTAGAGCGCTAGGTAGCAGCTTTTCCTGGCTTGAAACATGAGGTCATGGAGAGACAGCCCGCTACCTTTACAGGGTAGCGGGTGGAGTTAATCTTAGATTAAACTTACTCGCTGACGCTGAACTTAAGTTCGCGAGCGGCACGGCCGTTGATGATGGCAGCTGTTCCTTCGAATAGCTGGTATCCCTGGCTTGCCTTGCTCAATAGGCCATCGAGAACGATCCGAGACGTTCCGGCTTCGCCGATGACGATTCTGTCACCAAGATTGACGCTGGTCGCGCAAATTGTGGTGACGGTATATTCCACACCAGCAACAGTGATGGTACCACCGAAGTCATAGTACTCCATGTTGCTCGGGCAGTTGCTCGCTTCCCGCGCATCAAGGGGCTGAGTGAAGTTGCGAGGTTCGAAGTTGAGCAGCAGTTGCTCCGTTGTTCCATTATCGAACACCTGACCGCTCATGGCATAAGCGCCAAAGGGCAGGGTACCCTCGCCACCAATGGCTAGGCTGTTGATAAGAATGGTCATGCCGAACAAGCATCGCATTACAAGTTTCATGATATGGGGCCTCCCGTGTAATATTCTGTGCCCATCCAACTCAAAGATGTGCAGCGCTTTGAGTTGGTGCTGCAGGGCTGTGGTTTACGTTGACTTCAATATTTCGATCTTTCGAAGCTAATTTATACCCAAATCGGCCTGAAAGTAAGCACACTGGTTGATTCTCATAGGGCTCGATCAAAGCCCTAATCCGCCTGGCTAGGTCAAATATCCGAGGGTCGTGGGTTCTCGGTTTGTATTGTTGGTCAGGCCAGAGCTGAGCTGCGATCTGCTCCTTGTTCACAAATCCTTCTTTGCGATGGAGCACATCAAGAAAGTTGTAAATCAGAGGCTTGTCGTGCAGAGGAATCCACTTGCCTTGCACCGCAATTCGTTTGAACTCATGGTCAAACTGAAGCGGTGAACTCAGAGTGAAATTATTGTCCTTGAACCTCTCATTGACCAGGTAGGTGAGATAAACTGATTCGTCTGTATTAAGGTAGCAATGCATCAAATCGAGTGTTGCTTCGAGAGATTCTGATCGCCCTGTTTCCTGATACATAGATGAAAGTCCGAACAAGCTTTTAATGATGAAGTAATTCCATTGGTGCGGAATCGACTTGCGGATCACCTCTTGAAAGATTCGCTTCGCCTTCTGAATATTGTTATCGACGCTATAAAAAACGTTGGCTTTTAGCAAGCGGAAGCTTAAGTCTTGGTCTAATGGAACAACATCGAGTAGTTCTTCCAACTCAGGTAGTAATCGTTTAATTTCTGAGGTCTTGCGGATGGAAAAGTAGGAGTTCGTCAAACCGAGAATTGCCTTAAAGTACTCCCGAACCGATTCACTTTTGTCGGCCAAGAGCCGAAATAATCGAATCGCTTTTTCCCACTCTTTGTCAGAATAATGAAGTTTCGCCATCACATAGAGGTAGAAATCGGATTGCTTTTCTTCGTGCTCGGTAAGGTGCCGGAGGAGGGCCTTTGCATCGTTAACTTTATGCATTTCAAATAGAGCCTGGGATTTATAAAGCTGCATTTTGAAAAAAGGATCGGAACCAGGGTCCATCACCAGGCTTCGATCGACAGCTTCAACCACTTTTCTGAATTCGCATTGATAACAGAGATTCTTAATCTCATCGACTTTACTGTTCCAGTCCATTAGCCATCCCATTTATAGTCATTTGCACTCGAGCAGATATTGCTGCACAAACCGTGCCTTGCTAAAATAGGTTATAATGGCTCGAATTGCCGCCTATTTCGTGAAATTCCGGCAATCATGGCGGGGGTGTTGGTATACAATTGTTACCGCTAGCCAAATTATTGATACCATAGCAATGGATCTAGTTGCGCTTGTGACTTATGTCTTGATTCGGGGATTGACGCTGATACTATACCTTGCTTTTTAACCAACTAT encodes:
- the nadA gene encoding quinolinate synthase NadA, which gives rise to MTTVEETYQRLKSKMADLIPDFELQEKAKLIHEINRLKVEKNAVILGHNYMEPALYHGVADYTGDSLELCHRAKEADKDVIVFCGVEFMAETAKILNPDRKVLIPSKKAGCSLASSITAADVRQLKEKYPGVPVVTYINTYADVKAETDVCCTSGNAAKVVASLDSDKVIFIPDEYLARNVARETGKTIIFPDTHMASATGQESIEKVFIGWHGKCEVHDLFTVQDIESVRSQYPDVVVLAHPECPPEVAQAADFSGSTSAMIKYVKEVNAPRYLLLTECSMADNIIAETNDKDILRLCSHRCPHMAQITLEDTKLALEELHYEVTVPEDVAAKAKLSIDRMMEIN